In Triticum urartu cultivar G1812 chromosome 6, Tu2.1, whole genome shotgun sequence, the following proteins share a genomic window:
- the LOC125515356 gene encoding protein FAR1-RELATED SEQUENCE 5-like: MESMTSGALSIGSTTAMGVEDDANSFAMGTIQQVENNENSYHTPTRTSSLPFCGSRYEPECDPNLQPVIGMQFDTWEEGMTFYKMYAHEVGFSVRTWTTHKDEHGVLWKRFVCAREGWRKEAPEEERIKPKRKFKLTRCGCEAMIGLRRQDDGKYKVARFVQSHTHQLISPSKRHLIKSNREVSSELRSKLLTCHKAMVGTSAAYRLLSVEKGCPENVGCTKRDFQNSHRDFKRAIKGADGQIIVDIMKSKQAANPAFYFDYQVDENDKLINIFWADSICRKNYSLFGEVVSFDSTYRFNRVKRTGGSTTSRSESENAFFRHFANRNLALIEFWVRFETALEEQRQEELQEDNASLHTLPMLETCWSIESHGRDVYTHEVFAEFQRQVVAARDYCHVKSIVQVGEVRTIGISSKSGKVRVVSFNTSTKAAHCSCSMFESLGIICRHIIVVLKNEGCNEIPSQYVLHRWTKMAARQLSYDANGHELEGPSTCLSPTIKKLYSETCSKFSLALHAAKHCEEKMRYFHKVVGDAFTQLEQMGAISEQSKVQEFESFVGTSFPSVISIHPPDVANTKGSGKRLKRGSEQTVNQKKKRANSIQKVPDK; encoded by the exons ATGGAGTCCATGACAAGTGGTGCTCTAAGTATTGGGTCAACTACGGCAATGGGAGTTGAAGATGATGCCAACAGCTTTGCCATG GGCACGATCCAGCAGGTCGAAAACAATGAAAATAGCTACCACACGCCAACACGAACTAGCAGTCTTCCGTTTTGT GGGTCAAGATATGAGCCGGAGTGTGATCCTAACTTACAGCCCGTAATTGGTATGCAATTTGACACTTGGGAGGAAGGTATGACATTCTACAAAATGTATGCTCATGAAGTCGGGTTCTCGGTTCGCACATGGACGACACACAAAGATGAACATGGCGTACTATGGAAGAGGTTTGTTTGTGCTAGGGAGGGTTGGAGAAAGGAGGCCCCAGAAGAGGAAAGGATAAAACCTAAACGAAAATTCAAGTTAACCAGGTGTGGTTGTGAGGCTATGATTGGACTGAGGAGGCAGGATGATGGCAAATATAAGGTTGCCCGGTTTGTTCAATCACACACTCACCAACTTATTTCGCCAAGTAAGAGACATCTCATCAAGTCAAATAGGGAAGTAAGTAGTGAGTTGAGGAGCAAACTACTTACATGTCATAAAGCAATGGTTGGCACATCTGCAGCATATCGCTTGCTTAGTGTAGAGAAGGGGTGTCCGGAAAATGTGGGCTGCACAAAGCGTGACTTCCAAAACTCTCACCGTGATTTTAAAAGAGCAATTAAGGGAGCAGATGGGCAGATCATAGTAGATATAATGAAAAGTAAGCAGGCTGCCAATCCAGCATTCTATTTTGATTACCAAGTCGACGAGAATGACAAACTTATAAATATTTTCTGGGCGGATAGCATATGCAGAAAGAACTACTCATTGTTTGGTGAAGTTGTGTCTTTTGACTCAACATATCGATTTAATAG agtaaaaaggaccggagggagtactacatcAAGATCTGAGAGTGAGAATGCATTCTTCAGACACTTCGCCAACCGAAATCTTGCATTGATTGAGTTTTGGGTCAGGTTTGAAACAGCTTTAGAGGAACAGCGGCAAGAAGAATTGCAAGAAGACAATGCCAGCCTTCATACACTACCTATGCTCGAGACTTGTTGGAGTATCGAGAGTCATGGTAGAGATGTTTATACTCATGAGGTTTTTGCTGAATTTCAACGTCAGGTGGTGGCTGCAAGGGATTATTGTCATGTTAAATCAATTGTCCAGGTTGGTGAGGTCCGGACCATTGGTATTAGCAGCAAGAGTGGTAAAGTTAGAGTAGTTAGTTTCAACACTAGTACTAAGGCAGCACACTGTTCTTGTAGTATGTTCGAATCACTGGGTATCATCTGCCGTCACATCATTGTTGTCCTAAAGAATGAGGGGTGTAATGAAATTCCTAGTCAATATGTGTTGCATAGGTGGACTAAAATGGCAGCACGTCAGCTTTCCTATGACGCCAACGGACATGAGCTAGAAGGCCCATCTACATGTCTTTCACCTACCATAAAAAAGTTGTACTCGGAAACATGTTCAAAATTTAGCTTGGCACTTCATGCGGCGAAACATTGTGAGGAGAAAATGAGATATTTTCACAAGGTTGTTGGTGATGCCTTCACGCAATTGGAACAGATGGGTGCCATTAGTGAGCAAAGTAAAGTTCAAGAATTTGAATCCTTCGTCGGAACATCATTCCCAAGTGTGATCAGTATTCATCCACCAGATGTAGCAAACACAAAAGGGAGTGGTAAGAGATTgaaaaggggttcagagcaaacAGTGAACCAAAAGAAGAAGAG GGCAAATAGCATCCAAAAGGTTCCTGATAAGTAG
- the LOC125517014 gene encoding F-box protein PP2-B11-like — protein sequence MDADGSEISRLPAELLASIVSLTSPPDAGRCAAVSRAFLAAADSDAVWSCFLPRYLPQLAKSVLRRAPPSENKKGLFRRLSDQPALLPGKLVSMRLDRATGAKCYMLSARALNISKGETRSCWEWIDLCYDEFREAAQLRGVWSLEIRGKIHSRMLCRNSMYAAYMLFKLADGYTMMDFPFQEASISYGGTSSKRQVCLQAYMEDGDDGVPRKHILKSSWESRLPHSYCLTDDVMVPWKRAND from the exons ATGGATGCTGACGGCAGCGAGATCTCGCGCCTGCCGGCGGAGCTCCTCGCGTCGATCGTCTCCCTCACGTCGCCGCCTGACGCGGGACGCTGTGCCGCCGTCTCCCGGGCCTTCCTCGCTGCGGCGGACTCCGACGCCGTCTGGTCCTGCTTCCTGCCCCGCTACCTCCCACAGCTCGCTAAAAGCGTgctccgccgcgcgccgccgtccgAGAACAAGAAGGGCTTGTTCCGACGCCTCTCCGACCAACCGGCGCTCCTCCCAGGCAAGCTCGTG AGCATGCGGCTGGACAGGGCTACTGGCGCCAAGTGCTACATGCTTTCGGCAAGGGCGCTCAATATTTCGAAGGGCGAGACCCGATCATGCTGGGAATGGATCGACCTCTGTTATGATGAG TTCCGTGAAGCAGCTCAACTTCGGGGAGTTTGGTCATTGGAAATCCGTGGCAAAATACATAGCAGAATGCTCTGCCGAAACTCCATGTACGCTGCTTACATGCTGTTCAAGCTAGCCGATGGGTACACCATGATGGATTTCCCGTTTCAAGAGGCATCCATTAGCTATGGAGGCACTAGCTCAAAACGGCAAGTTTGCCTCCAAGCCTACATGGAGGATGGGGATGACGGCGTACCTCGCAAAcatattttgaagtcaagttgggAAAGCCGACTGCCTCATAGCTATTGTCTCACAGATGACGTCATGGTCCCTTGGAAAAGGGCCAACGACTAG
- the LOC125515358 gene encoding very-long-chain aldehyde decarbonylase GL1-6-like yields MASKPGPLTRWPWHDMGNYKYALVAPWAAYSTYRFAAAKARGEEGDLLSFFVLPTLLFRLLYTQLWISVSRHQTARSKHRIVSKSLDFEQVDRERNWDDQIILTALLFYVVNSVAPMTQGLPWWNPKGMVLTVLLHLGPVEFLYYWFHRALHHHYLYSRYHSHHHASIVTEPVTSVIHPFAEEAVYFGLFAIPLLSTMATGMASVAVANGYLVYIDFMNYLGHCNFELVPKLLFDLFPPLKYLMYTPSFHSLHHTQFRTNYSLFVPFYDYVYGTMDKSSDDLYERTLHGREEAPDVVHLTHLTAPGSLLHLRLGFASLASAPLDSRPPLALAWALAMVERPLAALASLLGRTAFRCEANRMGKLSTETWVVPRYTSEYTSKKDGHAVSRVVERAVADAEASGAAVLTLGLLNQGYELNRNGELYVIRKPGLKTKIVDGTSLAVAAVLHMVPRGARDVLLLGKECKVVSVLAQALCERDIQIRVVDADLHEALGQQISPELRGRLALSCSYSSKVWLVGDGLTAREQEKATPGTHFVPYSQFPVTAGGDARADCVYHSTPALVAPESYENLHACENWLPRRVMSAWRAAGIVHALERWPGHECGDAVTGVDKAWRAALAHGFRPYDAAAVRHAANGAAKPGQARADAN; encoded by the exons ATGGCGTCCAAGCCCGGCCCTCTCACCCGGTGGCCATGGCACGACATGGGAAACTACAAG TACGCGCTGGTGGCGCCGTGGGCGGCGTACAGCACCTACCGGTTCGCGGCTGCGAAGGCGAGGGGCGAGGAGGGGGACCTGCTCAGCTTCTTCGTGCTGCCCACGCTGCTCTTCCGCCTGCTCTACACCCAGCTGTGGATCTCCGTGTCCCGCCACCAGACCGCCCGCTCCAAGCACCGCATCGTCAGCAAGAGCCTCGACTTCGAGCAGGTCGACCGCGAGCGCAACTG GGACGACCAGATCATCCTGACGGCGCTGCTCTTCTACGtggtgaactcggtggcgccgatGACGCAGGGCCTGCCGTGGTGGAACCCCAAGGGGATGGTGCTCACCGTGCTCCTCCACCTCGGCCCCGTGGAGTTCCTCTATTACTGGTTCCACCGGGCGCTGCACCACCACTACCTCTACTCCCGGTACCACTCGCACCACCACGCGTCCATCGTGACCGAGCCCGTCACCTCCGTCATCCACCCGTTCGCGGAGGAGGCCGTCTACTTCGGCCTCTTCGCCATCCCGCTCCTCTCCACGATGGCCACCGGCATGGCCTCCGTCGCCGTGGCCAACGGCTACCTCGTCTACATCGACTTCATGAACTACCTCGGCCACTGCAACTTCGAGCTCGTCCCCAAGCTCCTCTTCGACCTCTTCCCGCCGCTCAAATACCTCATGTACACGCCATC GTTCCACTCGCTGCACCACACGCAGTTCAGGACCAACTACTCGCTGTTCGTGCCCTTCTACGACTACGTGTACGGCACCATGGACAAGTCGAGCGACGACCTGTACGAGCGCACGCTGCACGGCCGGGAGGAGGCCCCCGACGTCGTCCACCTCACCCACCTCACCGCGCCGGGCTCCCTCCTCCACCTCCGCCTCGGCTTCGCCTCCCTCGCCTCCGCGCCGCTCGACTCGCGCCCCCCGTTGGCGCTGGCGTGGGCACTGGCGATGGTGGAGCGGCCGCTCGCCGCGCTGGCTTCGCTGCTGGGCCGGACGGCGTTCCGGTGCGAGGCCAACAGGATGGGCAAGCTCAGCACCGAGACATGGGTCGTCCCCAGATACACCTCCGAG TACACGTCGAAGAAGGATGGGCACGCGGTGAGCCGGGTGGTGGAGCGGGCGGTGGCGGACGCGGAGGCAAGCGGCGCCGCGGTGCTCACGCTGGGGCTGCTGAATCAG GGCTACGAGCTGAACCGGAACGGGGAGCTGTACGTGATCAGGAAGCCTGGCCTGAAGACCAAGATCGTCGACGGGACgagcctcgccgtcgccgccgtgcTCCACATGGTGCCTCGCGGCGCCAGGGACGTGCTCCTCCTGGGGAAGGAGTGCAAGGTGGTGTCCGTGCTGGCCCAGGCCCTCTGCGAACGCGACATTCAG ATTCGGGTGGTGGACGCGGATCTGCACGAGGCGCTGGGGCAGCAGATCAGCCCGGAGCTCCGGGGCCGCCTGGCCCTGTCATGCAGCTACAGCAGCAAG GTGTGGCTGGTTGGCGACGGGCTGACGGCGCGGGAGCAGGAGAAGGCGACGCCGGGCACCCACTTCGTGCCCTACTCCCAGTTCCCGGTCACCGCCGGCGGCGACGCCCGCGCCGACTGCGTGTACCACAGCACCCCCGCGCTCGTGGCGCCGGAGTCGTACGAGAACCTCCACGCCTGCGAG AACTGGCTGCCGAGGCGGGTGATGAGCGCGTGGCGCGCGGCGGGGATCGTGCACGCGCTGGAGAGGTGGCCCGGGCACGAGTGCGGCGACGCGGTCACCGGCGTCGACAAGGCGTGGCGCGCCGCCCTGGCGCACGGCTTCCGCCCCTAcgacgccgccgccgtccgccacgcGGCGAACGGAGCAGCCAAACCCGGCCAAGCGCGCGCTGATGCCAACTGA